A DNA window from Zingiber officinale cultivar Zhangliang chromosome 3A, Zo_v1.1, whole genome shotgun sequence contains the following coding sequences:
- the LOC122052919 gene encoding peroxidase 5-like — MALARGTMLAVFAMAVLWVSGVQRADAQLRVGYYSDSCPRAEAIVKEEVEKALKDDEGVGADLLRMHFHDCFVRGCDGSIFLDSTNTSKAEKDAPINLTLEGFEIIDDIKEKLEAACKGVVSCADLLAFAARDAVVHYGGIHYKVPSGRRDSRISIESDANVLPSPDFKLARLTDLFISKGLSQTDMVILSGAHTVGIAHCDAFSDRLDSNDPTLDAKYARALRKQCPPLSNNTVPMDPKTPHKFDNRYYRLVLENRGLFTSDHTLISTQGTTTLVKRLGGNYKRFQRKFAQSIIKMGAIGVLTGYDGEVRSNCRVVN; from the exons ATGGCGCTTGCAAGAGGAACCATGCTGGCGGTCTTCGCCATGGCCGTTTTGTGGGTTAGTGGCGTGCAGAGAGCAGACGCCCAGCTCAGGGTCGGGTACTACTCCGACAGTTGCCCTCGAGCTGAGGCCATCGTGAAGGAGGAGGTCGAGAAAGCCCTCAAGGATGACGAAGGAGTCGGCGCTGACCTTCTCAGAATGCATTTCCATGATTGCTTCGTCAGA GGCTGCGATGGTTCAATTTTCTTGGATTCCACCAACACGAGCAAAGCCGAAAAGGACGCCCCGATCAACCTCACGCTCGAGGGATTCGAAATTATAGACGATATTAAGGAGAAACTGGAAGCCGCCTGCAAAGGAGTCGTCTCCTGTGCCGACCTCCTCGCATTTGCTGCCAGAGACGCCGTTGTTCAT TATGGAGGAATCCACTACAAGGTGCCTTCAGGGAGGAGAGATAGCCGGATCTCCATTGAGTCGGACGCCAACGTCCTCCCTTCGCCGGACTTCAAGCTCGCCAGGCTCACCGACTTGTTCATCTCCAAAGGCTTGAGCCAGACCGACATGGTCATCCTCTCCGGAGCCCACACGGTGGGCATTGCGCACTGCGACGCCTTCTCCGATCGGTTGGATTCCAACGACCCAACGCTAGACGCCAAGTACGCGAGGGCGTTGCGGAAGCAGTGCCCGCCGCTGAGCAACAACACGGTGCCGATGGACCCGAAGACGCCGCATAAATTCGACAACCGCTACTACCGCCTCGTGCTCGAAAACCGCGGCCTCTTCACCTCCGACCACACGCTGATCTCCACGCAGGGCACCACCACCCTGGTCAAGCGCCTCGGGGGAAACTATAAGCGTTTCCAGCGCAAGTTCGCCCAGTCCATCATCAAGATGGGCGCCATCGGCGTCCTCACCGGCTACGACGGCGAGGTTCGTAGCAACTGCAGAGTCGTCAACTGA
- the LOC122050801 gene encoding extensin-like: MGVEPVGQGQILYGAAGVSGSQTLMASLEVPTSVVLAVPTPAIFMVPPMVQLAPTLVVPTAYPTPLPLVPTAYPTPPPPVPTAYQAPPPLVPTAHPTPAAAIAVAPHPVPPLTAPPATPTYVDPAVPPATPAPVYAATPGIPPPTYPAVPPVVLALVIPLVPAAVPTHLTDIVAARAQIPSLAESMKS, encoded by the coding sequence ATGGGggttgagcctgtcggtcagggacagattCTTTATGGTGCTGCGGGCGTGTCGGGCTCCCAGACCCTGATGGCTTCTTTAGAGGTACCAACCTCGGTCGTACTTGCCGTACCCACTCCTGCCATATTTATGGTACCACCAATGGTACAACTGGCACCTACTCTGGTCGTGCCCACTGCGTACCCGACACCCCTGCCACTAGTGCCTACGGCATACCCGACACCACCACCACCAGTACCTACGGCGTACCAGGCACCACCGCCACTGGTGCCTACTGCTCACCCGACACCCGCAGCAGCAATAGCagttgctccacatccggtaccaccaCTTACCGCACCTCCAGCCACACCCACTTATGttgaccctgcagtgccaccagCGACACCTGCCCCTGTTTATGCAGCAACACCGGGGATACCTCCCCCGACCtatccagcggtaccacctgtagtactaGCTCTAGTGATTCCGCTAGTTCCCGCAGCGGTCCCTACTCACCTTACTGATATAGTTGCGGCACGAGCACAGATCCCCTCTTTGGCAGAATCGATGAAAAGTTGA